The following are encoded in a window of Microcaecilia unicolor chromosome 14, aMicUni1.1, whole genome shotgun sequence genomic DNA:
- the RPS27 gene encoding 40S ribosomal protein S27, translated as MVDIVHPRAGGFLHVPLVGVKEEMGAERAIWGYDEGGGTVVQSSGIPPAGGAAETTRRSSGRRSRASLTFPTWRPGCCLTSVPAALACAIYSHPLPVSLLFSSCCAHVKMPLAKDLLHPSPEEEKRKHKKKRLVQSPNSYFMDVKCPGCYKITTVFSHAQTVVLCVGCSTVLCQPTGGKARLTEGCSFRRKQH; from the exons ATGGTTGACATTGTGCACCCAAGGGCAGGTGGCTTTCTGCATGTGCCCTTGGTGGGGGTAAAAGAAGAAATGGGGGCAGAAAGAGCCATTTGGGGCTATGATGAGGGTGGTGGAACAGTGGTGCAGAGCTCCGGGATCCCGCCAGCAGGGGGCGCCGCAGAGACAACGCGGCGGAGCAGCGGCAGAAGAAGCAGAGCGTCGCTGACCTTCCCAACATGGCGGCCCGGCTGCTGCCTTACGTCAGTTCCGGCGGCGCTGGCGTGCGCTATATACAGCCATCCGCTTCcggtctctctccttttcagcaGCTGCTGTGCGCATGTGAAGATGCCT CTCGCTAAAGATCTCCTGCACCCCTCTCCtgaggaggagaagaggaagcACAAGAAGAAGCGGTTGGTCCAGAGCCCCAACTCCTACTTCATGGATGTGAAATGCCCAG GATGCTATAAAATCACTACGGTATTTAGCCATGCCCAGACTGTGGTTCTTTGCGTGGGCTGCTCTACTGTGCTTTGTCAGCCCACTGGTGGGAAGGCGCGGCTTACAGAAG GATGTTCCTTCAGACGGAAGCAGCATTGA